One genomic window of Halolamina sediminis includes the following:
- a CDS encoding acyl-CoA dehydrogenase family protein — protein MEFGLTQEQEQLREEVRRFAENEIAPVAGEYDREEKYPAEIVEKAAEMGLTGAHFPMEYGGVGYSTLEMALITEELFAVDPGIGLCVTSAGFGAEAIMEYGTEEQKEEYLRPIAEGEAVMGAAISEPHAGSDVSSISTSARKDGDEWVLNGSKMWITNGSVGDYFVVMCETDPDVGDRYTGFSQILVERERDGFESEKITGKMGIRASDTAELRFDDVRVPEENLVGQRGMGFPQLMQFFDETRTMVAAQAVGIAKGAAERALEYAEEREQFGRSISEFQAIRHKLSEMHTRTEAARQLTYKSAWSVDNAEEDLTMLASMAKEFASDVATDAADEAVQIHGGAGFVDDFDVERLYRDSKITQIYEGTTEIQKNIVARELLDEGR, from the coding sequence ATGGAGTTCGGACTGACCCAAGAGCAGGAGCAGCTACGAGAGGAAGTGCGTCGGTTCGCGGAGAACGAGATCGCGCCCGTCGCCGGCGAGTACGATCGTGAGGAGAAGTACCCCGCCGAGATCGTCGAGAAAGCCGCCGAGATGGGGCTGACGGGAGCGCACTTCCCGATGGAGTACGGCGGCGTCGGCTACTCGACGCTGGAGATGGCGCTGATCACCGAGGAGCTGTTCGCGGTCGACCCCGGGATCGGGCTCTGTGTCACCAGCGCCGGCTTCGGCGCCGAGGCGATCATGGAGTACGGCACCGAGGAGCAGAAAGAGGAGTACCTGCGGCCGATCGCGGAGGGCGAGGCAGTAATGGGCGCGGCGATCAGCGAGCCCCACGCCGGCTCCGACGTGAGCTCGATCTCGACGAGCGCACGGAAGGACGGCGACGAGTGGGTGCTCAACGGCTCGAAGATGTGGATCACCAACGGCTCGGTCGGCGACTACTTCGTCGTGATGTGCGAGACCGACCCCGACGTGGGCGACCGCTACACGGGGTTCTCACAGATCCTCGTCGAGCGGGAGCGCGACGGGTTCGAGAGCGAGAAGATCACCGGGAAGATGGGGATCCGGGCGAGCGACACGGCCGAACTTCGGTTCGACGACGTCCGCGTGCCCGAGGAGAACCTCGTCGGTCAGCGCGGGATGGGGTTCCCCCAGCTGATGCAGTTCTTCGACGAGACCCGAACCATGGTCGCCGCACAGGCAGTCGGTATCGCGAAAGGCGCCGCCGAGCGTGCACTGGAGTACGCCGAGGAGCGCGAGCAGTTCGGTCGCTCCATCTCGGAGTTCCAGGCGATCCGGCACAAGCTCTCGGAGATGCACACCCGGACGGAGGCCGCCCGCCAGCTCACGTACAAGTCGGCTTGGAGCGTCGACAACGCCGAGGAGGATCTCACTATGTTGGCGTCGATGGCTAAGGAGTTCGCTTCGGACGTGGCGACCGACGCCGCCGACGAGGCGGTCCAGATCCACGGCGGCGCGGGGTTCGTCGACGACTTCGACGTGGAGCGGCTCTACCGCGACTCGAAGATTACCCAGATCTACGAGGGGACGACCGAGATCCAGAAGAACATCGTCGCCCGCGAACTGCTCGACGAGGGGCGCTGA
- a CDS encoding amidohydrolase family protein gives MATTLEGTILRGESFDPIEGRVIVENGEIAAVEAARTDSTDIVLPAFVNAHTHIGDSIAKEAGGGLSLDELVAPPDGLKHRLLRQASREEKVDAMARSLRFMEDSGTAAFLEFREGGVEGVEAIRDALADREIDPVIFGRESADAMRAADGFGASGARDSEFGDLRKACRAAGKPFAIHAGERDPHDLTPAMDLDPAFLVHVVHPGDEHFDRIEREELPVVVCPRSNLVTNVGVAPIRELVERTTVALGTDNVMLNSPSMFREMEFAAKLADVSATEVLRMATKNGAELAGKEYGLIEEGRPAKLLTLDGDSDNLAGAEEPVRAVVRRAGEADVKDVLL, from the coding sequence ATGGCTACCACGCTCGAAGGGACGATCCTCCGGGGCGAGTCGTTCGACCCCATCGAGGGGCGGGTGATCGTCGAGAACGGCGAGATTGCGGCGGTGGAAGCGGCCCGGACCGACTCGACCGACATCGTGCTCCCGGCGTTCGTCAACGCACACACCCACATCGGCGACTCGATCGCGAAGGAGGCCGGCGGCGGCCTCTCGCTGGACGAGCTGGTCGCGCCGCCGGACGGACTCAAACACCGCCTCCTCCGGCAGGCCAGCCGCGAAGAGAAAGTCGACGCGATGGCTCGGAGCCTCCGGTTCATGGAGGACTCCGGCACCGCGGCGTTCCTGGAGTTCCGCGAGGGCGGCGTCGAGGGCGTCGAGGCGATCCGCGACGCGCTGGCCGACCGCGAGATCGACCCCGTGATCTTCGGCCGTGAGAGCGCCGACGCGATGCGGGCCGCCGACGGGTTCGGCGCCAGCGGCGCCCGTGACAGCGAGTTCGGTGACCTCCGGAAGGCCTGCCGGGCGGCGGGCAAGCCGTTCGCGATCCACGCCGGCGAGCGCGACCCCCACGATCTCACACCCGCGATGGATCTCGATCCCGCGTTCCTGGTCCACGTTGTCCACCCCGGAGACGAGCATTTCGACCGCATCGAACGCGAGGAGCTACCGGTGGTGGTCTGCCCGCGTTCGAACCTCGTCACGAACGTCGGCGTCGCCCCGATCCGCGAACTGGTCGAGCGGACGACCGTCGCGCTCGGGACGGACAACGTGATGCTGAACTCGCCGTCGATGTTCCGCGAGATGGAGTTCGCCGCCAAGCTGGCCGACGTGAGCGCGACCGAGGTGCTCCGGATGGCGACGAAAAACGGCGCCGAGCTGGCGGGGAAGGAGTACGGCCTGATCGAGGAAGGCAGACCCGCGAAACTGCTCACGCTCGACGGCGACTCGGACAACCTCGCCGGCGCGGAGGAGCCCGTTCGTGCGGTGGTCCGGCGGGCGGGTGAGGCCGACGTAAAGGACGTACTGCTATAG
- a CDS encoding ABC transporter ATP-binding protein, with translation MSDAGGPEKPVDATPPEELSETEDSETERAAQELPPSIPLRVQNLEKHFGGITAVDGASFEVESGSLTGLIGPNGAGKSTTFNCITGVHEPDGGSVMFQGEDITGRSPPEIANRGLVRTFQIARELEEMTVLENMMLAPQDQLGEKLVNAVLPGLRDDVIAQEIELREAVWEMLELFEIDHLAEEEAGNLSGGQRKLLELARALMVDPEMLLLDEPFAGVNPTLEEKLLDRIHDLTEQGYTFLLVEHDMDLIMENCEHVIVMHQGTVLAEGTPAEIKNDDRVVEAYLGGEV, from the coding sequence ATGAGTGACGCCGGCGGGCCCGAGAAGCCGGTCGACGCGACGCCGCCGGAGGAGCTCTCGGAGACGGAAGACAGTGAGACCGAGCGTGCGGCACAGGAGCTGCCGCCGTCGATCCCGCTCCGCGTACAGAACCTCGAGAAACACTTCGGCGGGATCACCGCCGTCGACGGCGCCTCCTTCGAGGTCGAGTCCGGATCGCTCACGGGGCTGATCGGCCCCAACGGCGCGGGCAAGTCGACGACGTTCAACTGCATCACCGGCGTCCACGAGCCCGACGGGGGCTCCGTCATGTTCCAGGGCGAGGACATCACGGGTCGCTCGCCGCCGGAGATCGCGAACCGCGGGCTCGTCCGGACGTTCCAGATCGCCCGCGAACTGGAGGAGATGACGGTGCTCGAGAACATGATGCTCGCCCCCCAGGATCAGCTCGGCGAGAAGCTGGTCAACGCCGTCCTGCCCGGCCTTCGCGACGACGTGATCGCCCAGGAGATCGAGCTCCGGGAGGCGGTCTGGGAGATGCTCGAACTGTTCGAGATCGACCACCTCGCCGAGGAGGAGGCGGGGAACCTCTCTGGCGGCCAGCGCAAGCTGCTGGAGCTCGCCCGGGCGCTGATGGTCGACCCGGAGATGCTGCTGCTCGACGAGCCGTTCGCGGGCGTCAACCCGACGCTGGAGGAGAAGCTGCTCGACCGCATCCACGACCTGACCGAGCAGGGGTACACGTTCCTGCTCGTCGAACACGACATGGATCTGATCATGGAGAACTGCGAGCACGTCATCGTCATGCACCAGGGGACCGTCCTCGCGGAGGGGACGCCCGCGGAGATCAAAAACGACGACCGCGTCGTCGAGGCGTATCTCGGGGGTGAGGTATGA
- a CDS encoding branched-chain amino acid ABC transporter permease, producing MVSSDEYSAVGRTLLERPAVAALGLVIGYLLIDLVAKLAGVEVGAGGVHLLGGSTPVSQVGRYVLDGLIVGLVIGLAGVGLSMTYSILSFANFAHGDYITTGAFSGWFAAYLVAFFTLNVDVPFGEAFLVTAPSLISVINAPLALLVGLVASGVITVAVVLLLDRIVYEPMRDKGGIPLLIASIGVALAMRYAIVFVFGTSTRGVTETGSIPSVDIPMVDGYVPLNAHEATLIVAAVSLMFGVHFLLQRTKLGKAMRAMADNKDLAQVTGIPTERVVRTTWIVGGGLAGIAGFLMVLERGTLNYNVGWRLLLLVFSGVILGGIGSVYGAIGGGIIIGIASRLSLVWIPSDFARVVAFAVMILVLLYRPSGLFSGVKTA from the coding sequence ATGGTATCTTCTGATGAGTACAGCGCTGTCGGCCGGACACTGCTCGAACGGCCCGCAGTGGCCGCGCTGGGGCTCGTGATCGGCTACCTCCTCATCGATCTCGTTGCCAAGCTGGCCGGCGTCGAGGTCGGCGCCGGCGGCGTCCATCTCCTCGGTGGGTCGACCCCGGTCTCACAGGTCGGCCGGTACGTGCTGGACGGGCTGATCGTCGGGCTCGTGATCGGGCTGGCCGGCGTCGGACTCTCGATGACGTACAGCATCCTCAGCTTCGCGAACTTCGCCCACGGCGACTACATCACGACGGGTGCGTTCTCCGGGTGGTTCGCCGCCTACCTGGTCGCCTTCTTCACGCTCAACGTCGACGTCCCCTTCGGCGAGGCGTTTCTCGTCACCGCGCCGTCGCTGATCTCGGTGATCAACGCCCCGCTGGCGCTGCTCGTGGGGCTCGTCGCGTCCGGCGTCATCACCGTCGCCGTGGTGCTCCTGCTCGACCGGATCGTCTACGAGCCGATGCGGGACAAGGGCGGCATCCCCCTGCTGATCGCGTCGATCGGCGTCGCGCTCGCGATGCGGTACGCGATCGTGTTCGTGTTCGGCACCAGCACCCGCGGGGTGACCGAGACGGGGTCGATCCCCTCGGTCGACATCCCGATGGTCGACGGGTACGTCCCGCTCAACGCCCACGAAGCCACGCTCATCGTCGCCGCAGTGAGCCTGATGTTCGGCGTCCACTTCCTCCTCCAGCGGACGAAACTCGGGAAGGCGATGCGCGCGATGGCGGACAACAAGGATCTCGCACAGGTCACGGGGATCCCCACCGAGCGCGTCGTCCGCACGACGTGGATCGTCGGCGGCGGGCTCGCGGGGATCGCCGGCTTTCTGATGGTGCTCGAACGCGGGACGCTCAACTACAACGTCGGCTGGCGGCTCCTGCTGTTGGTGTTCTCGGGCGTGATCCTCGGCGGGATCGGCAGCGTCTACGGCGCCATCGGCGGCGGGATCATCATCGGCATCGCCTCGCGGCTCTCACTGGTGTGGATCCCCTCCGACTTCGCGCGGGTCGTCGCGTTCGCCGTGATGATCCTCGTGTTGCTGTACCGGCCGTCGGGGCTGTTCAGCGGGGTGAAAACCGCATGA
- a CDS encoding DUF4382 domain-containing protein codes for MSDTTTSRRTYLRAAGAIGLAGITGLAGCSGSAGTGTLATQVKDAPGDISDFESCVVSIQGFWVKEAENTESEAGTSTTVNTAATDEGGVEQQDEADVDQSDERTYYEYDEPQEADLVQLQNGESSLVDERELEVGTYAYLQLDVSGVDATLADGGNADVGTPGEAPLQFKERFEIREGQRTTFTADFTPVKRGQTGKYLLQPVASGTEVAYSETTEGTATPSQ; via the coding sequence ATGAGTGACACAACGACATCGCGGCGAACGTATCTCCGAGCGGCGGGTGCGATCGGCCTCGCAGGTATCACGGGACTGGCTGGCTGTTCGGGCAGTGCCGGAACGGGCACGCTCGCGACGCAAGTGAAGGACGCGCCGGGCGACATCTCGGACTTCGAGTCCTGTGTCGTCAGTATCCAGGGGTTCTGGGTGAAAGAGGCCGAGAACACGGAATCCGAGGCGGGTACGTCCACCACCGTCAACACCGCCGCCACCGATGAGGGCGGCGTCGAGCAGCAGGACGAGGCGGATGTCGATCAGAGCGACGAGCGCACGTACTACGAGTACGACGAGCCGCAGGAGGCCGACCTCGTCCAGCTCCAGAACGGGGAGAGCTCGCTGGTCGACGAACGCGAACTCGAGGTGGGCACGTACGCGTACCTCCAGCTCGACGTCTCGGGCGTCGACGCGACGCTCGCCGACGGCGGGAACGCAGACGTGGGGACGCCCGGCGAGGCGCCGCTGCAGTTCAAGGAGCGCTTCGAGATCCGCGAGGGCCAGCGCACGACGTTCACCGCCGACTTCACGCCGGTCAAGCGGGGCCAGACGGGGAAGTACCTCCTCCAGCCCGTCGCCTCCGGCACCGAGGTCGCCTACTCGGAGACGACCGAGGGAACGGCGACGCCGAGCCAGTAA
- a CDS encoding ABC transporter substrate-binding protein — translation MVRRVTRRDVLKGAGAVGAAGVTGVAGCLGGGGGGSRTIQQGVLLPLTGDLANLGGPIRDGAILPASELEGETEFTFDIQEEDTETNAQAGISGAETLVNNGFPAITGPASSGVNMQVTQQVLIPNETVGCSPSSTSPAVTDLDDDDFIFRTAPSDALQGQVIAQVAAEELGNSTAATMYVNNDYGQALSESFTSTFEEEHGGSVSSQVSFEQEQNSYSSQLESALEGEPDTLVVIGYPASGIQLFRDYYSNYDTGEDIVVTDGLLDDQLPDEVDNDMANVTGTGPKASGPGRDAFDERYMEEYDRQPGVFNAHAYDATAVSFLANVYAGENSGPAVRDNMRRAANPEGEQFGPGELAEAIEAAAAGDDVNYQGASSAVNFDDNGDMTAVSYGIYEVEDREFTEVDSIAFGG, via the coding sequence ATGGTACGAAGAGTCACACGACGTGACGTGTTGAAAGGTGCCGGTGCGGTCGGTGCGGCCGGCGTGACCGGCGTCGCCGGCTGTCTCGGTGGCGGCGGTGGCGGCAGCCGGACGATCCAGCAGGGGGTCCTCCTGCCGCTGACGGGTGACCTCGCGAACCTCGGCGGCCCGATCCGGGACGGGGCGATCCTCCCGGCGTCGGAGCTGGAGGGCGAGACGGAGTTCACGTTCGACATCCAGGAGGAGGACACCGAGACGAACGCACAGGCGGGCATCTCCGGCGCGGAGACGCTGGTCAACAACGGGTTCCCGGCGATCACCGGGCCGGCGTCGTCCGGCGTCAACATGCAGGTGACCCAGCAGGTGCTCATCCCCAACGAGACGGTCGGCTGCTCGCCGTCGTCGACCTCCCCCGCGGTGACCGATCTCGACGACGACGACTTCATCTTCCGGACGGCGCCGTCTGACGCGTTGCAGGGGCAGGTCATCGCACAGGTGGCCGCCGAGGAGCTCGGCAACAGCACGGCCGCGACGATGTACGTCAACAACGACTACGGGCAGGCGCTCTCGGAGTCGTTCACCAGCACGTTCGAGGAGGAACACGGGGGGAGCGTCTCCAGTCAGGTCTCCTTCGAGCAGGAGCAGAACTCCTACAGCTCACAGCTCGAGTCCGCACTCGAAGGCGAACCCGACACGCTGGTCGTGATCGGCTACCCGGCCTCCGGGATCCAGCTGTTCCGTGACTACTACAGCAACTACGACACCGGCGAGGACATCGTCGTCACCGACGGGCTGCTCGACGACCAGCTCCCCGACGAGGTCGACAACGACATGGCCAACGTCACCGGGACGGGGCCGAAGGCGTCCGGCCCCGGCCGGGACGCGTTCGACGAGCGGTACATGGAGGAGTACGACCGCCAGCCCGGCGTGTTCAACGCCCACGCCTACGACGCGACGGCAGTCAGCTTCCTCGCGAACGTGTACGCGGGGGAGAACTCCGGCCCGGCCGTCCGTGACAACATGCGCCGCGCGGCGAACCCCGAGGGCGAGCAGTTCGGCCCGGGCGAACTAGCCGAGGCCATCGAGGCCGCCGCGGCAGGCGACGACGTCAACTATCAGGGTGCGTCGTCGGCCGTCAACTTCGACGACAACGGCGACATGACCGCGGTCTCCTACGGTATCTACGAGGTCGAGGATCGGGAGTTCACCGAGGTCGACTCGATCGCCTTCGGCGGGTAG
- the heR gene encoding heliorhodopsin HeR, which produces MSTSDTPYRRLRQFNAVMAVLHFVQGALMIYLSTSLKWTITVTSLEFQAGTQRLTPVLEPWTTIQLSYLVAAFLLLSALAHLLIATVLYNSYVSYLKRGMNPYRWYEYAISASVMIVVIAMLAGVWDLGTLVALFSLVAVMNLMGLMMELHNQTTTTTDWTAYLVGSFAGLVPWVVIAITIVATVLGSDGGGPPDFVLLIYASLFVFFNLFAINMVLQYRETWKWQDYLFGEKTYIVLSLVAKSLLAWQVFFGALNAPV; this is translated from the coding sequence ATGTCCACATCCGACACACCGTACCGACGACTCCGCCAGTTCAACGCCGTGATGGCGGTCCTGCATTTCGTCCAGGGTGCGCTGATGATCTACCTGAGCACCTCGCTCAAGTGGACCATCACCGTCACCAGTCTCGAGTTTCAGGCGGGCACCCAGCGCCTCACACCCGTCCTCGAACCCTGGACGACGATCCAACTGTCGTACCTCGTCGCCGCGTTCCTGCTGCTGTCGGCGCTCGCCCATCTCCTCATCGCGACAGTGCTGTACAACTCCTACGTGTCGTACCTGAAACGCGGCATGAACCCGTACCGCTGGTACGAGTACGCGATCAGCGCGTCCGTGATGATCGTCGTCATCGCGATGCTCGCGGGCGTCTGGGACCTCGGGACCCTCGTGGCGCTGTTCTCGCTGGTCGCCGTGATGAACCTCATGGGGCTCATGATGGAACTGCACAACCAAACCACGACGACAACCGACTGGACGGCCTACCTCGTCGGCTCCTTCGCGGGTCTCGTCCCCTGGGTCGTCATCGCCATCACCATCGTGGCCACCGTACTCGGGAGCGACGGCGGCGGGCCGCCGGACTTCGTGTTACTGATCTACGCCAGCCTGTTCGTGTTCTTCAACCTGTTCGCGATCAACATGGTGCTGCAGTACCGCGAAACCTGGAAGTGGCAGGACTACCTCTTCGGCGAGAAGACCTACATCGTCCTCAGCCTCGTCGCGAAGTCACTGCTCGCCTGGCAGGTGTTCTTCGGCGCCCTCAACGCCCCCGTCTGA
- a CDS encoding saccharopine dehydrogenase family protein produces MAADSRQYDLVVWGATGFAGRLTAEYLTEQYTPETLSLALGGRNPDRLASVAADLADGSEAWDDVPTVVGDATEPASLQAIARRTRVVCTTVGPYTRYGTPLVAACVEAGTDYCDLTGEVNWIREMIDRYHEAAVDAETRIVHSCGFDSVPADSGTLLAQSYALEAFDAPCETVRISVDDASGGVSGGTLASMAAVFEAAANDPLARETLRNPYSLAPAGERDGVDLGGARLPRHDSIRSVWTAPSPMAQVNERVVRRSNALLGYPWGREFRCTEVVATGSGLRGAAGATLLAGGLGLFTAAMSVGPARRAVQRFLFPDPGEGPSTEQIENGHFTVSVLGRGTARDGPFSVVAEFGTDLDPGYGAAARMLGESAVCLVRGDVDSPLDGGVLTPASGIGAPLVERLRDAGFTATARAVEAPSTADGADAK; encoded by the coding sequence ATGGCAGCTGATTCCCGACAGTACGATCTCGTCGTGTGGGGAGCGACTGGGTTCGCCGGTCGCTTGACGGCCGAGTATCTCACGGAGCAGTACACGCCGGAGACGCTCTCGCTGGCGCTCGGCGGGCGGAATCCCGACCGGCTGGCGTCGGTCGCGGCCGACCTCGCCGACGGGAGCGAGGCGTGGGACGACGTCCCGACGGTCGTCGGCGACGCGACGGAGCCAGCGAGCCTCCAAGCGATCGCCCGGCGCACCCGCGTCGTCTGTACGACCGTCGGGCCGTACACGCGATACGGCACGCCTCTGGTCGCGGCATGCGTCGAAGCCGGAACCGACTACTGCGACCTGACTGGCGAAGTGAACTGGATCCGTGAGATGATCGACCGCTACCACGAGGCGGCGGTCGACGCCGAGACGCGGATCGTCCATAGCTGTGGGTTCGACTCCGTGCCCGCAGACAGCGGCACCCTGCTCGCACAGTCCTACGCGCTCGAGGCGTTCGACGCGCCGTGTGAGACGGTCCGCATCTCAGTCGACGACGCCAGCGGCGGTGTGAGTGGCGGCACCCTGGCGAGCATGGCCGCGGTGTTCGAGGCGGCGGCGAACGATCCGCTGGCTCGGGAGACGCTCCGGAACCCCTACTCGCTGGCGCCGGCCGGCGAGCGCGACGGCGTCGATCTCGGCGGCGCCCGCTTACCACGGCACGACTCGATCCGGTCGGTCTGGACTGCGCCGTCGCCGATGGCGCAGGTGAACGAACGCGTGGTCCGACGCAGTAACGCCCTACTGGGCTACCCCTGGGGGCGGGAGTTCCGCTGTACGGAGGTCGTCGCCACCGGCTCCGGGCTGCGCGGCGCGGCGGGTGCGACGCTTCTCGCCGGCGGTCTGGGGCTGTTTACGGCGGCGATGTCCGTGGGTCCGGCGCGGCGCGCCGTCCAGCGGTTTCTGTTCCCGGATCCGGGCGAGGGGCCGAGCACCGAACAGATCGAGAACGGCCACTTCACGGTGTCCGTCCTCGGCCGTGGGACGGCCCGGGACGGCCCGTTCAGCGTCGTGGCCGAGTTCGGCACCGACCTCGACCCAGGCTACGGCGCGGCCGCACGGATGCTCGGCGAGTCCGCGGTCTGTCTCGTCCGCGGCGACGTCGACTCGCCGCTGGACGGCGGCGTGCTCACGCCCGCCTCGGGCATCGGCGCCCCTCTCGTCGAACGGCTCCGCGACGCCGGATTCACCGCGACAGCCCGCGCAGTGGAGGCGCCGTCGACGGCCGATGGCGCCGACGCTAAATAG
- a CDS encoding ABC transporter ATP-binding protein: MSADSEGQPAEQQDGAVNATEFVTSEESLLQVDSLDAGYGDLQILDGVDMNVEDGEYVTIVGPNGAGKSTVMKSIFGLTTLMGGTVEFDGTDITGKKPEEVIHLGLGYVPQSDNVFPTLSVLENLEMGAYILDEVPQEQLDAVFERFPILEERKGQKAGTLSGGQQQMLAMGRALMLDPDLLLLDEPSAGLAPDLVEDMFDRIDRINDAGTAVLMVEQNAKEALRRCDRGYVLVQGGNRFMDDGDALLHDEQVRQEFLGG, encoded by the coding sequence ATGAGCGCCGACAGCGAGGGCCAGCCCGCCGAGCAGCAGGACGGTGCGGTCAACGCTACCGAGTTCGTCACCAGCGAGGAGAGCCTGCTGCAGGTGGACTCGCTGGACGCCGGCTACGGCGACCTCCAGATCCTCGACGGCGTGGACATGAACGTCGAGGACGGCGAGTACGTCACGATCGTCGGCCCGAACGGGGCGGGGAAGTCGACCGTGATGAAGTCGATCTTCGGGCTCACCACGCTGATGGGCGGCACCGTGGAGTTCGATGGCACCGACATCACGGGGAAGAAGCCGGAAGAGGTGATCCACCTCGGCCTCGGCTACGTCCCCCAGTCCGACAACGTGTTCCCGACGCTCTCAGTGCTCGAGAACCTCGAGATGGGCGCGTACATCCTCGACGAGGTACCACAGGAACAGCTCGACGCCGTGTTCGAGCGGTTCCCGATCCTCGAAGAGCGCAAGGGACAGAAAGCAGGGACGCTCTCGGGCGGCCAGCAGCAGATGCTCGCCATGGGTCGGGCGCTGATGCTCGATCCCGACCTGCTACTGCTCGACGAGCCCTCGGCGGGGCTGGCACCCGATCTCGTCGAGGACATGTTCGACCGCATCGACCGGATCAACGACGCCGGGACGGCGGTGCTGATGGTCGAGCAGAACGCCAAAGAGGCGCTGCGGCGCTGTGACCGCGGCTACGTGCTCGTGCAGGGCGGGAACCGGTTCATGGACGACGGCGACGCGCTGCTGCACGACGAGCAGGTGCGACAGGAGTTCCTCGGCGGCTGA
- a CDS encoding branched-chain amino acid ABC transporter permease, whose protein sequence is MSVADRAWAAVPAYFKENDARLIAGLLLGTYLFHGLLAGFLAGVNNASVANAVANSVSNITFLIAVYALLALALNLHWGYTGLFNIGVAGFMAVGVYAMSILAASPTGSPPGLGLPVPIAIVGALLITAVVGGLAALPALQLDADYLAIVTVGLSEIIRLVFNASYFAGTVTDPSASSYNVVDVFGLRFGTGGGQGISTPINSPARAIYETESGLTAIGEVVYGLADTLDVGTSVVVGGTYAVVLLLVFVTLYYVLLSRIGNSPFGRVLKAIREDELVARSLGKDTRLFKIKVFMVGCALMGLGGILWQGSYGFVNPNTFRPIVTFYIFTALIVGGSGSNTGSVVGGAVFAAFLLEGPRRIAGFVDAIAQLFFGSLPRPTNFYEAMVTLDPLAWAGYLVDNVAYLKFIFLGAVLVYLMQNRPEGLLGGRSEIAASVDLSERTGGETDE, encoded by the coding sequence ATGAGCGTCGCCGATCGCGCCTGGGCAGCCGTCCCGGCGTACTTCAAGGAGAACGACGCCCGGCTGATCGCCGGGCTGTTGCTCGGGACGTACCTGTTCCACGGCCTGTTGGCGGGCTTTCTCGCCGGCGTCAACAACGCCTCGGTGGCCAACGCCGTCGCCAACTCCGTCAGCAACATCACGTTCCTGATCGCGGTGTACGCGCTGCTGGCGCTGGCGCTGAACCTCCACTGGGGGTATACGGGCCTGTTCAACATCGGCGTCGCGGGGTTCATGGCCGTCGGAGTGTACGCGATGTCGATCCTCGCGGCGTCGCCGACGGGCTCGCCGCCAGGGCTGGGGCTGCCGGTGCCGATCGCGATCGTCGGCGCGCTACTGATCACCGCGGTCGTCGGCGGGCTGGCGGCGCTGCCCGCGCTGCAGTTGGACGCCGACTACCTCGCGATCGTGACCGTCGGCCTCTCGGAGATCATCCGGCTGGTGTTCAACGCCAGCTACTTCGCGGGCACCGTCACCGATCCGTCGGCGAGCAGCTACAACGTCGTCGACGTCTTCGGGCTCCGGTTCGGCACCGGCGGCGGACAGGGGATCTCCACCCCGATCAACAGCCCCGCACGGGCGATCTACGAAACCGAGTCGGGGCTGACCGCGATCGGCGAGGTGGTGTACGGGCTCGCAGACACGCTCGACGTCGGAACCAGCGTGGTCGTCGGCGGGACGTACGCGGTGGTCCTGCTGCTCGTGTTCGTGACGCTGTACTACGTCCTCCTCAGCCGCATCGGGAACTCCCCGTTCGGCCGCGTGCTGAAGGCGATCCGCGAGGACGAACTCGTCGCCCGCTCGCTCGGCAAGGACACCCGGCTGTTCAAGATCAAGGTGTTCATGGTCGGCTGTGCGCTGATGGGGCTGGGTGGCATCCTCTGGCAGGGCTCCTACGGGTTCGTCAACCCCAACACGTTCCGGCCGATCGTGACGTTCTACATCTTCACCGCGCTGATCGTCGGCGGCTCGGGCTCGAACACCGGCAGCGTCGTCGGCGGCGCCGTCTTCGCGGCGTTCCTGCTCGAAGGGCCCCGCCGGATCGCGGGGTTCGTCGACGCCATCGCACAGCTGTTCTTCGGCTCGCTCCCGCGGCCGACGAACTTCTACGAGGCGATGGTCACGCTCGATCCGCTGGCTTGGGCCGGCTACCTCGTCGACAACGTCGCCTATCTGAAGTTCATCTTCCTCGGCGCGGTGTTGGTGTACCTGATGCAGAACCGCCCCGAGGGGCTGCTGGGCGGCCGCAGCGAGATCGCCGCTAGCGTCGACCTCAGCGAGCGAACGGGAGGTGAGACCGATGAGTGA